One Methanomassiliicoccales archaeon genomic window, AAAATTATTATCAATTAAAACATTATTTTATTAGATCTCTTTAAAAAATCTATTTTGCCACGATGACTGTGCATGTAGACTCCCGGATTACAATTTCTGGAAGTGTTCTGGAAAGAAGGTGAAATCCTTTCTGATATGAAGTTCCCACAACCAAAACATCGGCTTCAATCTCATTACTTAAATCGAGAATTTTTTTTGAAGGCTCTCCCGCTTCCATCATAGTTACCACCTCAACACCCTCCTCTGCTCCGCGGTTCTTAGCCTTTTCTAATGCCTTAATGCCATTTTTCAACTCTCGAGTTTTGTAATTCTCTTTTCTTGGCTCTATTACATATAATACATATAATTTAGCACCAAAGGCTTTAGAATAGGACAATCCAGTTTGGATAGCCTTATCCGAATGTGCTTTTCCATCCGTTGCCACCATTACCTTCATGCCTTCTACCTCACGACGGTAACCGTGCAATGAGCGTTCTTGAATATTTGCTCCGAAGTACTCTTTCCACCTAAAAGTCCCCCGCTCCTACCTGAAGATCCGATGACCAACAAATCTGCCTCGATTCTTTCCGCAGCTCCTACAATAGTATCTGAAGGATCTCCAGCTTCTAATAGGGCATTGACCTCAACACCCAACTCTGCACCACGGATTTTTGTTCTTCCCAATACCCTCATGCCATTTTTAATATTCTTATCCTTATCCTCATTAGATTTAGGCGAAACAACATAAATAACATACAATGCAGCCTTAAACGCCCTGGAAAAGGCGAAGGCGTACTCTACGGCCTTTTCTGAATGGGGTTGTCCATCTGTTGCTGCAAGTATTATCATGACGCATCACTCGCAAGGTATTGAAGGAAATGTTTTCATTCTATTTTCTTTCCAACCTGCTTTCGCAGGCTCATCCGTTTCAATATAAACCAATCTGCATAGATAAATGAAATAGCGGTGGTAATCAAGGCTGATAACAACCCAGGATACTGGCTATCAACTAAAGCTATTTAGACCGAAAAAATAACTTTATTGCATAAATTCTCAAATTGGGGTATGAGTATCAATTACCTTGATCGAGATAAAGATTTTTTAGAGCTAAAAAGGAAAATCCTTAAAGAGTGTGGTCTGGACTGTAGTCAATACAAAGATTCCTATCTTTCTCGAAGATTCGCAATTCGCATGAGGGCTAGGGGAGCATCCTGCTATAAGGATTACCTATCAATATTAGAAAGAAATCCAGAGGAATACGACGCACTTTTAAATGATCTTACTATAAATGTAACGCAATTCTTCAGGGACCCCCCTGTATTTAAAGCCTTAGAAGATGAAATAATTCCTATTCTAATCTATGAAAAGGTAATGAAAGATGAGGGCTCCATCCATATCTGGAGTGCAGGGTGCTCTAGTGGAGAGGAGCCCTATTCTGTCGCTATGATGATAAGTGAGCTACTGAGTGACCAAGCAGAATCTTTCGACATTCGAATCCTAGCTACTGATATCGACGAATCAATTTTGGAGAAAGCTTTAGAAGGCAAATACCATCCTAAGCAATTAGTGAGTGTACCAGATAATTATATTAATAAATATTTTATATTTGATGGAGATTTTTATAGAATAACGGATAGTATTAAGGATATGGTCGATTTTAAGAAAATGGATCTTATATCTCAATCTCCTAAAGGATGCTTTGATATGATATTATGTAGAAACGTAGTAATCTATTTCACAAGAAAAATGCAAGAAACATTGTATATGAAATTCTATAATTTCTTGCGTGAGGGTGGATATTTTGTAATGGGAAACACTGAGACATTATTAGGCGAAGCGTCTAAATTTTTTATTCCAATTAATAGTAAAGGGAGAATTTATAAAAAAAAGGATATTAATTAATTTCTTTTAAAAATAGCAGTGCTAAAAATTAGAAAATTGATTAAAATTTTTTGCTAATTTTTAAAAAACAATCAGTATCGATGATATTTTAATCGATAATCGAAATGTTGAAATACTATTCTTCCTCATTGTCTTAATGCTGCATTTACGCTCTCTCGGTGTAGGTCGTGATGGATTCTCACCGAGAAACACTTTTCTTTCTTCACTCTATTGAAAATATCTTCACGGCAATTCGACCACCATCGAATTTGGAAACAAGTGCTACTGTCCATTGACCAAAAGGAAGAGTAGTTCCTGTGGAGATTATGTCTATAGTGTCTCCTGATTGGGGTATTCCGTATCTATTCTGCGCAGTAATTGAGATCTCAATCTCATCACTATAGCGCACAATCTGCTCTGTTCCTTCTCCAAGATCAAGATATTTTGGAAGCCGATCTTCAGAGATCCCAGGAGGATCTAAGTAAAGGCGGCAATAAGAGTAGTCTGTGGGTGGGGAGATGATCCCGACTTCTAATCTGTACCTCCTATTGTCGATTTTATAAGCTGAAATAAAATCTCCTGTGGGATGGCTATCCATATCGGGAGAAACCAACGGTCGCGAAGCTATAGTTCTACCTGTCTTCTTAAAAATTAGATTTAAATTCCAAATACCTTTCTCAAGAGGATAATTGTGATAGAGTACAAGAAAATCTTCCGCGTCAATCTTCCCCATTGAAGTTGAATCACTAATACGAATTTCCGTTAGCTTAGTGAATAAGCCAGTGAGAGGATAAATGAGTTTGCTATCACTCAGTTCTAAAATGCATCTTTGATTGTCAGGTGATATTATTAATAAAAGGCAATCAGTGAAATTGACCGAAGGATTGCACTGACCGAACCAAACATGAATTTCATATACACTTCTAAAGCTCACTGCACCAAACTCACCTTGAGGAGTGATTATCTCTTTCTCTGGCTCAATCAAATTGGATATTATAGGAATAAGAGCTATAGCTAAAACAACTATAATTGCAGTTAGAACAGCATAGATGATTAGATAATGGTCTTTCTTCAGTCGCATGCGTCAACATTTACCAGGGAAGAGGGCGTAATAAGACCTACCGCACGATAATCATCTATGATAATTGTGTATTTGGAGATCTAAATCTCGTATGTCTCTTGGCCTTTGCTTATTCGATATGTGCCGGTAGAAGGATAAAAGAAAACAGTGCGACCTTTATTTCCACCGCAGTCTTCACTGATCAACGGAACGCCTTCTTTCATGAGTGCTAACCTTGCTGATTCCGCATTCTTAAGACCTATATTTAGCATGTCGTTAGTGGCGAACTGGAACATCTGCGCACCACCCGCCATCTTAGCGCGTAAAGATGATTTTTTAGCCCCTTTCTCGATCAATTCATCCACCATGAGAAAAACCGCAGTGTCCGCATATTTGGCAGCATTGCTCTTATCGCGTCCGAATTCATAGCAAGGAAGCATAGCATGCGCCAATCCTCCAATTTTATTGTTTGGATCCCATATAGCAATGCCTACGCATGATCCTAAGCCCAAGCATACAAGATAACCCCCATCCTCATCGCACAGCGCAAACTCGCCAACGCCAACTACGTTATCGCCTGTTTTGGACCTGACAGAACCAATTTTCCGTCTTTCAAGAGAAGTGGCTAATGAACTTATATCATCACTCGCTATGCTACTTGAAAAGGGAATAGAGGCCATGTGCTCACTGAGTCAACCCGAATTTGTTCAATAGCAGTCTGCGAGATTCGCGGTCCGGAAGATATAGAATTGAACCGCCATATGAATTGCCTTCATATATGAATCTAGTCTTTATTACCACGACGTGATCCATTTGCTCTGCCACTAGGGCCGCTGGATATTGTAAGATGGCAGCAAGCATGTCGATAGCAACAGCTGGAGGAGATGGAATCATAGTCTGATCTAGGAACTGAGATATGGCACTAAGATACGCTGAAGCGCATATATTCCCTATCTCTGCCACAGCTGCCATATCATCCTCATCCAAATCACGATTTAAGGTGGGCTGCCGGCCTATTAATAATTCAGAAAGTGATTTGGCCATTTCTTGAGGAAAAAGGATCAATATGGCTCCTTTCTCATTGGCTATGGCGTCTAAAAAGCAAGCGACTACTACCTCTTCTTGATTTCCGAACGTGGAAGGAAGCTGCTCTGCCTTACAAATAAAACATTCAGGGACATCGACCATTATCGTCCTTTTTACAAGATTAGTCAGAGCCGTGGAGGCATGCGCCGCGCCGATGTTTCCTATTTCACGTAGAGCATCGACCTGCATGGCATCGAATTCTGATATAGGTGAGGGCTTATCATTTTCCACTATCGTCACAATATCACCTCAGCAAATTGTACTAACTCCGAACTTGGCGAAAATGGCCATTTGTGTTTCTGTGTCCACCCCGAACTTCTTAAAGGTAAGTTCTTGGGTCTCTTTTTCAGGTATGAATATAATGCTTCCTTGGAAGGTTTTTGTTGCGTCGACAAAGTTGGTCTCAATCCAAACCTGGTGGTCCGCATGAGTCTTAAGCACCCATTCAGGAAAGCTTTGTTGTGGGCCCACGATATCGATATATACCGTAGGTGGTGTGGGCATCATATCAGTGCCAAGAAAGCGCGAGATGGGATTGAGGTATTCACGAATGCAAATATCTCCCATTTCAACTAAGGCGTCTTTATCATCCTCGGCCAAATTGCGAGCGGGATCGTGAGCTCTACCAAAAAGAAGGTCTGACAACCAGGTGATAATGTTCTTGGGAAAGAGCATCAGGATATGGTCTTTATCACTTCCATTGATATCAATGGTAATTATGGCTACGGTTTCCCCTGGACGATCGAACCAATGCGGCATTTTATTCAGGGGTTCCGTATGGCATTGTGTTACATCTATCAACATATCTTTCATGGCGAATTTGGACAGGGCGGTGGAAGCCCATGATGCGCCAACATTACCTAGTTCTTTCAATGCGTCTATTTGCAGTTCGTCGATTTCCGTGACACATGTTTTTCCGCTCATACAAATGCCCCTACATCCAATATCATAGCCACTTTCCCATCCCCAAGAATGGTGGCACCGGAGAAATAACCGGTGGAGCGTAGATCTTTTCCCACGCTCTTCACCACAATTTCCTGTTGACCGATTAACCTGGAGACAAGAAGGCAAGCCCTGTTATCATTTTTCTCCACGATTATGGCTGGCACATCCTTGCCCTGTTCTGTGATTGAACCACCGAAAACAGAATGTATGTTGATAACTGGTAGAACCTCTTCCCTTAGACGAAACATGGCCCTCGAGCCCACTTCATGCACTTTTGTCGTGTCTACACGTACGGTTTCTCTTACATTTTCTAATGGTATAGCATATTTTTCTTTGTTGACTTCAATGAGCATAGCCCTAATGATACTCATGCTGGGAGGTAATTTTAGGGTGAATTTAGTCCCTTTTCCGATTACAGTATCCACCTTGACAAAT contains:
- a CDS encoding universal stress protein, yielding MKVMVATDGKAHSDKAIQTGLSYSKAFGAKLYVLYVIEPRKENYKTRELKNGIKALEKAKNRGAEEGVEVVTMMEAGEPSKKILDLSNEIEADVLVVGTSYQKGFHLLSRTLPEIVIRESTCTVIVAK
- a CDS encoding universal stress protein, with the protein product MIILAATDGQPHSEKAVEYAFAFSRAFKAALYVIYVVSPKSNEDKDKNIKNGMRVLGRTKIRGAELGVEVNALLEAGDPSDTIVGAAERIEADLLVIGSSGRSGGLLGGKSTSEQIFKNAHCTVTVVR
- a CDS encoding protein-glutamate O-methyltransferase CheR, which translates into the protein MSINYLDRDKDFLELKRKILKECGLDCSQYKDSYLSRRFAIRMRARGASCYKDYLSILERNPEEYDALLNDLTINVTQFFRDPPVFKALEDEIIPILIYEKVMKDEGSIHIWSAGCSSGEEPYSVAMMISELLSDQAESFDIRILATDIDESILEKALEGKYHPKQLVSVPDNYINKYFIFDGDFYRITDSIKDMVDFKKMDLISQSPKGCFDMILCRNVVIYFTRKMQETLYMKFYNFLREGGYFVMGNTETLLGEASKFFIPINSKGRIYKKKDIN
- a CDS encoding chemotaxis protein CheD, whose protein sequence is MASIPFSSSIASDDISSLATSLERRKIGSVRSKTGDNVVGVGEFALCDEDGGYLVCLGLGSCVGIAIWDPNNKIGGLAHAMLPCYEFGRDKSNAAKYADTAVFLMVDELIEKGAKKSSLRAKMAGGAQMFQFATNDMLNIGLKNAESARLALMKEGVPLISEDCGGNKGRTVFFYPSTGTYRISKGQETYEI
- a CDS encoding chemotaxis protein CheC, which translates into the protein MTIVENDKPSPISEFDAMQVDALREIGNIGAAHASTALTNLVKRTIMVDVPECFICKAEQLPSTFGNQEEVVVACFLDAIANEKGAILILFPQEMAKSLSELLIGRQPTLNRDLDEDDMAAVAEIGNICASAYLSAISQFLDQTMIPSPPAVAIDMLAAILQYPAALVAEQMDHVVVIKTRFIYEGNSYGGSILYLPDRESRRLLLNKFGLTQ
- a CDS encoding chemotaxis protein CheC — its product is MSGKTCVTEIDELQIDALKELGNVGASWASTALSKFAMKDMLIDVTQCHTEPLNKMPHWFDRPGETVAIITIDINGSDKDHILMLFPKNIITWLSDLLFGRAHDPARNLAEDDKDALVEMGDICIREYLNPISRFLGTDMMPTPPTVYIDIVGPQQSFPEWVLKTHADHQVWIETNFVDATKTFQGSIIFIPEKETQELTFKKFGVDTETQMAIFAKFGVSTIC